Genomic DNA from Streptomyces sp. PCS3-D2:
GACGTGCCCGCTGGTGTCCGGGTGGCCGACCCGGCCGCCGTGCTGGAGCTGGAGGAACATCCGCCCGCCTGCCGTGTGCACCGCGCCGGTGACCCGGCGCCAGCCGGCGATCTGCGCCGGGGTGTGGATGCCGGGGATGTGCGGATAGGTCTGGCCGACGGCGTTCGGTGCGGCGGCCTCGGCGATGATCAGGCCGGCCGAGGCGCGCTGCGCGTAGTACGTGGCCATGAGGGCGCCGGGGACCCCGTCGGCGCCGGCGCGATTGCGCGTCAGCGGGGCCATCACGAGGCGGTTGGGGAGCTCCAGCCCGCCGAGTCGGGCGGGGGCGAAAAGTGTCTTCTGCGTCATGCCGGGTACCGTAAAACCTGACACTGGTGTCAGGTTCAAGGCCTGGGGGGACCGTGCGGATCGGAGAACTGGCGGCGCGCACCGGCGTGGGCGAGCGCTCGCTGCGCTACTACGAGGCACAGGGCCTGCTGGCCGCCGACCGCACGCCCGGCGGGCACCGGGACTTCCCCGAGCGGGCGGTGGACCGGGTCATCCGCATCCAGGAGCTCTACGCGGCCGGCCTCAACAGCACGAAGATCGGGCAGATCCTCCCCTGCATGCGGGACGAGGACGGCGGCCCGTCGGTGCGTGCGACCCCTGCGCTGGTGGCCGAGCTCGCTGCCGAACGGGAGCGGATCGACCGGATGATCGGCGAGCTGATCCGCTCCCGCGACGTGCTGGACGAGGTGATCTCCGCGGCGGCGGGCCGCGTCACGGCCCGCTGAGGCCGGTGCGCGGGCCGCGGCGCGGGCCGGTGCGCACGCCGCGCCCGGCCCGGCCACGATCCGGCCGGCCCGGGGCCCGGGCGGGTGGCGGGCCGGCGCGTGGAGGCCCTGCTGCGCCCGGGGCCGGCCCGAGGCTAGAGGTACCGCTTCAGTTCGCGGCGGGCCAGGGAGCGCTGGTGCACCTCGTCCGGACCGTCGGCCAGGCGCAGGGTGCGGGCCGCGGCCCACAGCTCGGCCAGGGGGAAGTCCTGGCTCACCCCGCCCGCGCCGTGCAGCTGCACCGCGTCGTCCAGGATCCGTACCACCGCCCGCGGGGTCGCGATCTTGATGGCCTGGATCTCGGTGTGGGCGCCCCGGTTCCCGACCGTGTCCATCAGCCAGGCCGTCTTGAGCACCAGCAGCCGCAACTGCTCCACCGCGACCCGCGCGTCGGCGATCCAGTTCTGCACGACGCCCTGCGCGGCCAGCGGCTTGCCGAAGGCCGTCCGCTCCACCGCCCGCCGGCACATCAGCTCGATGGCCCGCTCCGCCATCCCGATCAGCCGCATGCAGTGGTGGATGCGTCCCGGGCCGAGCCGCGCCTGGGCGATGGCGAAGCCGCCGCCCTCCTCCCCGATCAGGTTCGCCGCGGGGATCCGTACCCCGTCGAACACCACTTCGGCGTGGCCGCCGTGGTCGTGGTCCTCGTACCCGTACACCGTCATGGCCCGCCGCACTTCGACCCCCGGGGTGTCCCGGGGGACCAGGACCATCGACTGCTGACGGCGCGGATCGGCGCCGTCCGGGTCGGTCTTGCCCATCACGATGAAGATCTTGCAGTCCGGGTTCATGGCGCCGGAGATGAACCACTTGCGGCCCGTGACCACATACGCGTCACCGTCCCGTTCGATCCGGGTCTCGATGTTCGTCGCGTCCGAGGAGGCCACCTCGGGCTCCGTCATCGCGAAGGCGGAGCGGATCGCGCCTTCCAGCAGGGGCTCCAGCCACTGCTTCTTCTGCTCCTCGCTCCCGAACTGCGCCAGCAGCTCCATGTTCCCGGTGTCGGGGGCCGCGCAGTTGGTCGCAGTGGGCGCCAGGTGCGGGCTGCGGCCGGTGATCTCCGCCAGCGGTGCGTACTGGAGGTTGGTCAGCCCCGCACCGTACTCCGGGTCCGGGAGGAAGAGATTCCACAGGCCCTGGCGGCGCGCCTCGGCCTTCAGCTCACCGAGGACGGCCGGGGTGTCCCAGGGCGAGGCCAACCGTGCGCGCTGCTCGGCGGCGACGGCTTCCGCCGGGTGGACGTACTCCTCCATGAACGCGAGCAGCCGCTCGCGGAGTTCCTCGGTCCGGTCGTCGAATGCGAAATCCATGCGGGGTGCCTCAGCCTTCCTGCAGTTCCTGGAGGGTGGTCAGTCCGTGCTCGATGAAGACCGGAACCAGCTCGCCGATCCGGTCGAAGCCCGCGCCGACGGTCTGCCCGAGCGTGTAGCGGTAGTGGATGCCCTCGAGGATCACCGCGAGCTTGAACCAGGCGAAGGCCGTGTACCAGGCGATGGCCCCGGTGTCCCGCCCGGAGCGCGCGGCGTACCGCTCGACCAGTTCCGCGGGAGCCGGGTGGCCGGGGGCTCCGCTCGTCGTGCTGACGGGGGATCCGGCCAGTCCCAGATCGGAGCTGTACATCACCAGCAGCCCGAGGTCGGTCAGCGGATCGCCGAGCGTGGACATCTCCCAGTCCAGCACCGCCCGGATCGTGTCGGTGCCGGACGGGGTCCCGTCGATCAGCACGTTGTCCAGGCGGTAGTCCCCGTGCACCACGGTCGGGGCGGGGGAGCCGGGCAGCCTGCGGCCCAGCGCGCCGTGCAGCTCGTCGATCCCGGCGAGCTCACGCCCCCGCGAGGCCGCGAGCTGCTTGCCCCAGCGGCGCAGCTGCCGGTCGAGGAAACCCTCCGGCCGGCCGAAGTCGCCCAGGCCCACCGCCTCCGGATCCACCGCGTGCAGGTCGACCAGCGTGTCCACCAGTCCGAGCACCGCCCGCCGGGTCCGCTCCGGGCCGAT
This window encodes:
- a CDS encoding MerR family transcriptional regulator; its protein translation is MRIGELAARTGVGERSLRYYEAQGLLAADRTPGGHRDFPERAVDRVIRIQELYAAGLNSTKIGQILPCMRDEDGGPSVRATPALVAELAAERERIDRMIGELIRSRDVLDEVISAAAGRVTAR
- a CDS encoding acyl-CoA dehydrogenase family protein → MDFAFDDRTEELRERLLAFMEEYVHPAEAVAAEQRARLASPWDTPAVLGELKAEARRQGLWNLFLPDPEYGAGLTNLQYAPLAEITGRSPHLAPTATNCAAPDTGNMELLAQFGSEEQKKQWLEPLLEGAIRSAFAMTEPEVASSDATNIETRIERDGDAYVVTGRKWFISGAMNPDCKIFIVMGKTDPDGADPRRQQSMVLVPRDTPGVEVRRAMTVYGYEDHDHGGHAEVVFDGVRIPAANLIGEEGGGFAIAQARLGPGRIHHCMRLIGMAERAIELMCRRAVERTAFGKPLAAQGVVQNWIADARVAVEQLRLLVLKTAWLMDTVGNRGAHTEIQAIKIATPRAVVRILDDAVQLHGAGGVSQDFPLAELWAAARTLRLADGPDEVHQRSLARRELKRYL
- a CDS encoding phosphotransferase family protein, translated to MTSAPADPPGLDLERLRGHLDRVRPGLAAAALRGRLIEGGRSNLTYEITDGTGRWVVRRPPLGHVLATAHDMRREHRVIAALHGTAVPVPEPVLLCEDEEVLGAPFYVMEYVDGVPYRTAGELAAIGPERTRRAVLGLVDTLVDLHAVDPEAVGLGDFGRPEGFLDRQLRRWGKQLAASRGRELAGIDELHGALGRRLPGSPAPTVVHGDYRLDNVLIDGTPSGTDTIRAVLDWEMSTLGDPLTDLGLLVMYSSDLGLAGSPVSTTSGAPGHPAPAELVERYAARSGRDTGAIAWYTAFAWFKLAVILEGIHYRYTLGQTVGAGFDRIGELVPVFIEHGLTTLQELQEG